Proteins co-encoded in one Effusibacillus pohliae DSM 22757 genomic window:
- a CDS encoding DedA family protein, protein MKEFVYNVLSVLTDLGYIGVAIGLMIEIIPSEIVLAYGGYLVSLGKINFAGAVVAGTIGGVLAQLFLYWAGYYGGRPFLEKYGKYVFIHKKQIDMAEHWFHRYGPGVIFTARFIPVVRHAISIPAGIAKMPFWKFTAYTTLAILPWSIFFLYLGHQLGSNWKEINEIAKPYVQPAMIIALVLTGLYILYSIYRKKKSPHRPA, encoded by the coding sequence ATGAAAGAGTTTGTTTATAATGTGTTGTCAGTGCTCACAGATCTCGGTTACATCGGCGTTGCGATTGGCCTGATGATTGAAATTATCCCGAGCGAAATCGTGCTCGCTTACGGCGGCTATCTGGTGTCGCTGGGCAAAATCAATTTTGCCGGGGCTGTCGTGGCGGGGACGATCGGCGGCGTGCTGGCCCAATTGTTTCTTTACTGGGCGGGCTATTACGGGGGAAGGCCATTTTTGGAGAAATACGGAAAGTATGTGTTCATACATAAAAAACAGATCGACATGGCCGAACACTGGTTTCACAGATACGGACCCGGCGTGATTTTCACGGCGCGGTTCATTCCGGTCGTGCGCCATGCAATCTCGATTCCGGCGGGCATCGCCAAAATGCCGTTCTGGAAATTTACCGCTTACACCACGTTGGCGATCCTGCCCTGGTCGATTTTCTTTCTTTATCTGGGCCACCAACTGGGCAGCAACTGGAAAGAAATCAACGAAATCGCCAAGCCTTATGTGCAGCCAGCGATGATCATTGCGCTCGTCCTGACCGGGCTTTATATTCTCTACAGCATCTACAGAAAGAAAAAGTCGCCACATCGCCCAGCATAG